The Priestia megaterium NBRC 15308 = ATCC 14581 region GCCACATATCAAAAGCGTCTGTAAGCTTTGTATCTTGAATGTTGCCAAGAGGAGGCGTATCACCAAAATCCGTTACGATAATATCTCCGTCGAAAATATTTACATTTAGGCGAGAGCGCCCGTCTGGATCGTTTCGAACGGTTACATTTTTACTGCTAAACAAACGCTGTAAAAGCGATAAGTCTTCCTCATTATTACTGCATGCATAAAACGGTAACGTACCGAATAGCATCCACACATTTTCATCTCGAATATCAAGAAGGTGATGAATAGCTTTACGCATTTCAGGAAGAGATAATGTTTCTAGAGTGCTAGCAAAGTCACTTGGATACATAGGGTGTACTTCGTGACGCTGACAAAGCATTTCATCAACAATTTGACGATGAATCTTTTCCATGTGAGGAAGCGTACGTTTGTTTAACATCGTTTCAGCTGATACGGTTACACCCGCTTTTACAAGCGCGCGGCTGTTTTCAATCATACGATCGAAATATTTGGCGCGCTGCTCATAAGTAGGCTTTCGCTCCATCATTGCAAAGCCAGCTTCCACAAAATCGTCCATCGTTCCCCAGTTGTGAGAAATATGTAAAACATCTAAATAAGGAATGATTTGTTCGTAACGAGCAAGATCTAATGTTAAATTTGAATTAATCTGTGTACGGACACCTCGTTCATGTGCATACTTTAATAAAGGCACCACATAATTTTTCACAGAAGATAGAGACATCATCGGCTCTCCGCCCGTAATGCTTAACGCTCGAAGAGTTGGAATTTCATCGAGACGTTTTAAAATTAAATCAAGCGGCAGTGCGTTTGGGTCTTTTGGCTGCAGCGTATATCCAACTGCACAGTGCTCACATCGCATATTACAAAGCGTCGTTGTGGTGAATTCAACGTTTGTAAGCGTCGGTTTGCCATATTGTTTCATATCTAAATACGCTTCCCACGGATCGAACTCCGCGGTAATTCGTTGTAAAGTGGCCATAAAAAAACTCCTTTTATTTTTCCGTAAAGTGAAATGATGATGAAAACATCTCACGGTCCGTCCTGCTAGACTAAATTATACGTCTCATTCAAAACGGACACCAGTGACTATTATGGATTTTATTGCTTTTAGTTGTCAAATATGAAAGTATTCGTTAGGATATAAGGAAATACGATTGAAAAGCTATATCAGGAGGGTTTAAAATGGGAAACGCCGTTCGAGATAAAGATTCACAAGTACGTTATTTAAAAGATCGTTTAAATATGTTTGTACACGTATTAGACTCTATGGAGCCTGAAAACACAGACCTAGAAGACATTGACCGTTTGATCACGATGATTGATGACCTTGAAGCAAAATGTGAGCAGTTTAAAAAAGATAAAGAATGAACAAAGAAAAAAGCGCTAGAAAAACTAGCGCTTTTTTGCTTGAAGTGGAAATCCTCCTATAAAGGTCTTTCGAAACAATTTTTGAAGGAGTATAATAAATTTTGAAAGTTGTACGACAGATAGATAAATACATACATTAGCGGGATATGGGAGGAATTAAGTGATGATTGAAGCTTTAAAACAAAGCATGTACGATTTAATTGTTGAAACATCTACAAAATTGCCAAAAGACGTTCGACGTGCTATCGCAAAGGCAAAAGCGCGTGAAAATGCAGGAACGCGTGCAGCAATGTCTTTAGCGACCATTACCAATAATATTAAGATGGCGGATGATAATTTATCGCCAATTTGTCAAGATACAGGTATGCCAACATTTAAAATTAAAACCCCCGTAGGAGTGAATCAGCTTCAAATTAAAGAAGCGATTTATTGGGCAATTGAAGAAGCAACAAAGCACGGAAAGCTTCGCCCTAACTCCGTAGATTCGTTAACGGGAGAAAACAGCGGTAATAATTTAGGCGGAGGCACGCCGGTTATTAAGTTTGAACAGTGGGAAAATGACTATATTGATGCGCGTCTTATTTTAAAAGGCGGCGGCTGTGAAAATAAAAACATTCAGTATAGCCTGCCTTGTGAAGTAGAAGGGTTAGGTCGAGCTGGCCGCGATTTAGACGGCATTCGTAAATGTGTGATGCACTCAGTATACCAAGCGCAAGGTCAAGGCTGTAGCGCCGGCGTCATTGGTGTTGGAATCGGTGGCGACCGTACAACAGGCTATGAATTAGCAAAAGAGCAGCTGTTCCGAAACTTAGATGACGAAAATCCAAATGCTCAGCTGAAAGAATTAGAAGAGTATGTAATGGAAAATGCTAATAAGTTAGGAATCGGTACGATGGGTTTTGGTGGAGAAACGACATTACTTGGCTGTAAAGTCGGCGTAATCAATCGTATTCCTGCTAGCTTCTATGTGTCAGTTGCGTATAATTGCTGGGCTTACCGCCGCTTAGGTATTAAAATCAACGCCGATACAGGAAGTGTTCAAGAGTGGCTGTATCAAGAAGGCGAAGAAGTAGATTTTAATAAAAATGCAGGCGCCGAAGAGAAGCAAAATGCGGATGAAACAAAAGAAGTTGTATTACAAGCACCTATTACAGAAGAGCAAATTCGTGAATTAAAAGTTGGTGACGTGGTGCGCATCAACGGTATGATGTATACAGGACGCGACGCTATCCATAAACATTTAACAGATCACGATGCACCAATTGATTTAAATGGACAAATCATTTATCACTGTGGTCCGGTTATGTTAAAGGACGAAGACGAAAAATGGCACGTAACCGCTGCAGGACCAACAACAAGTATTCGTGAAGAACCTTACCAAGGGGATATTATGAAGAAATTTGGTATCCGCGCGGTTATCGGTAAAGGCGGTATGGGTCCTAAAACGCTTGCTGCTCTTCAAGAGCACGGCGGCGTGTACTTAAATGCTATCGGCGGAGCTGCACAGTACTATGCTGATTGTATCAAGAGTGTAGAAGGCGTTGATTTGATGCAGTTTGGTATTCCTGAAGCAATGTGGCATTTAAAAGTAGAAGGCTTTACAGCTGTAGTGACGATGGATTCACATGGAAACAGCTTGCATGCAGATGTAGACAAGTCTTCATTTGAAAAGCTTGAGCAATTTAAAGAGCCGGTATTTAAATAAACATACATTCAAAGCGTATGGTAAAAAGTAACGTTCATGAACGAGAAAATTGAGTGGATACTAAGCGTAAAATGACTTCCGAAAGGAGCTTCTTATGCGCCGGTTCACCTTTTTTCTCGTTTTTTTATTCGTGATGTCAACAGGCATAGCATCTGTTGAAGCACAAATGTATCCAAACACTCCGATCAGCTGGGGATTTCAAAAAAGTAAAAATCACAAGCCCGCATCCGCAGGTACAGCTTATGAACAAATTCTTGCTAAGTATGATGCTTTTTACCTCGGAGATACAAATAAAAAAAATATTTACTTAACGTTTGATAATGGTTATGAAAATGGTTATACACCGCAGGTATTAGACGTGCTCAAAAAAAGAAAGGTTCCTGCCACATTCTTTGTAACAGGACACTATTTAAAAGAAGAGCCTAAGCTTATTAAGCGAATGGTAAAAGAAGGGCATATTGTCGGGAATCATTCATGGCATCACCCTGACTTAACTCAAGTGGATGACGCACGTTTTAAAGAGGAATTGCAAAAAGTAAAAGATGAATACAAGAATATTACGGGTCGTGATGAAATGAAATACCTTCGCTCACCTAGAGGGGTATTTAGTGAACGAACGCTAGCTCTTTCAAAGCAAGAGGGCTATACGAATGTATTTTGGTCACTTGCATTTGTTGACTGGAAAGTGAATGAACAAAAAGGCTGGCGCTACTCATACGACAATATGATGGCTCAAATACATCCAGGTGCGATCATGCTTTTGCATACCGTTTCAAAGGATAACGCAGATGCGTTAGATCAAGCCATTGTGGATTTAAAAAAGCAGGGCTATACGTTTAAAAGCATTGATGATTTAATGAACGAACGCAAACAAATGAAGAAAAGTCCTTCTAAAACGAAATAAAGATAAAAACCGATGGGAATGTTTCTCCTGTCGGTTTTTTGCTGTTGAAGTGTTATAATATGCGTTGATGTCTTTTTTAAAGCAATACGGTCTAATAGGTTTTAAGCAGATAAAGACCGTTAATAACTATATAAAGAATTTAAACTAATCGGAGTTGGTCTCATGAATAAACCAAAAACTGAAATGAAAGTTCAAAAAGGACAAACGTTTCCGTTGACTATAAAAAGACTCGGTATTAATGGAGAAGGCGTAGGATATTTTAAGCGCCAAGTCGTCTTCGTGCCGGGAGCATTGCCGAATGAAGAAGTGGTTGTAGAAGCAACAAATGTTCAGCAAAAGTTTGCCGAAGGAAAAATTAAGCGAATTCGCAAAAAATCTCCTCACCGCGTAGAAGCACCCTGTCCTATTTACGACCAGTGCGGAGGCTGTCAGCTTCAGCACTTATCCTATGAAGGTCAGCTAGAATCTAAGCGCGATATTGTTCTGCAAGCGTTCGAACGTCACAGTTCATTAAAAAAAGTAGAGGAAAAAACACGCCAAACAATTGGCATGGAAGATCCTTGGGGCTATCGTAATAAATCACAGTTCCAAGTAGGTGTGGATAAACAAAAAGTTATCGCTGGTTTGTACGGACTGAATTCTCATCGACTGATTGACATTGAAAACTGTCCGATTCAGCATGGAGCCACAAATCACGTGACAAAAGAAATAAAACGAATTTTACAAGATCTTCAAATTCCTATCTACAATGAGCGCAAACGCCGTGGTATTGTACGTACCATCGTATCTCGAGTAGGATTTGAAACGGGTGAAGTGCAAGTTGTCTTGATTACGGCCAAACAAGAAATTCCGAAAAAAGAGCTTGTGATCAAAGAAATTAAGCGCCGTCTACCGGAAGTGAAATCGCTCGTACAAAACGTAAACGGTCAAAAAACATCGCTTATCTTTGGAGACGAAACGTTTACGCTATCTGGAAAATCGGTGATTCAAGAAACGTTAGGCGATATTTCATTCGAACTTTCAGCGCGTGCATTTTTCCAGTTGAATCCTCTTCAAACAGTGAAGCTGTATGACGAGGTGAAAAAAGCAGCTGCGCTAACAGGCAGTGAAAAAATTGTAGATGCTTACTGCGGAGTAGGGACAATTGGCTTATGGCTTGCTAAAGATGCCAAAGAAATTCGCGGAATGGATACGATTGAAGAATCCATTGTAGATGCGCGAAAAAATGCCAAAGATCATGGATTTGAACACGCCACATATGTGACGGGTCCAGCTGAAAAGTGGATGCCGCAGTGGGTAAAAGAAGGCTGGAAGCCAGACGTTATCGTTGTTGACCCGCCGCGAACAGGCTGTGATGATAAGCTTCTAAAAACAATTTTACAAGTAAAGCCAAAGAAAGTGGTTTACGTATCTTGTAATCCATCCACATTAGCCAAAGATGTGCAGCAGCTGTCGAAGGCTTATTATGTGGATTACATTCAGCCTGTGGATATGTTCCCTCATACGGCGCATGTGGAGAATGTGGTAAGTTTGACGTTAAAGAAATAAATAGATGAAGAGTAAAGGGCAGATTTGATTCTGCTCTTTTTTGTTTGTAATAGGGTGATCTTTGTCACAAGTAAAGAAACAAGATTTTTATGTAGTGTCTTCTTTTAAAGAAGGTAAATAAATGAAAATTATTTTTCCTGTTGACAAAGCATCCAACTGGTATTAGAATAAACAACTATTCGACAGTCATTCTATTGATTGAAAAATTGAATACGTAGAAAGCTATGATTGCTATGGATCACACTATAGCAGGAGCAGCTTCTGGAGAGATCGCGATAGTTTCGCGACGCCGAAGGGTTCACAATCTCAGGCAAAAGGACAGAAGAGTACCGGATATTTATTTGGCATGTTACTAATTGGTAGTATGTACCATAATATTTGTTATTCTTATGACCATGAGATTGGAGCGCATCCAATCTCTTTTTTTATTGGGCTTTATTTTGTAGTCTGCACGATCGTATCAAAGGTTTTATTGTTAGGAGGAGTTAGAGTTGGAACAACGAGAATTAAAGAGGGATTTATCCAATCGTCATGTTCAGCTAATCGCGATTGGAGGAACCATTGGGACAGGATTATTTTTAGGTTCTGGTAAAGCAATACAGCTTGCAGGTCCCTCTATCATCTTTGCTTATTTAATTGTGGGTATTGCGCTTTTCTTTGTGATGAGAGCGCTAGGAGAACTACTGCTGTCTAAAGCAGGTTATCAATCGTTAACAGATATTGCTGAAGAGTATCTTGGACCGTGGGCGTCGTTTGTAACGGGATGGACGTACTGGTTTTGCTGGATTATGACAGCTATGGCTGATGTGATTGCAGTTGGCGTATATGTGAAATATTGGTTCAATATTCCTCAGTGGATTCCCGCACTTATTTGTGTAATCATTTTATTAGGTCTTAACTTATTAACCGTAAAATTATTTGGAGAATTAGAGTTTTGGTTTGCTTTAATAAAGGTTATTACGATTCTTGCATTAATTATTATTGGCGTTATTTTGCTGGTAATGGGATTTAAAACAGACGCGGGATCCGTTACTGTTCAAAACCTTTGGAATCACGGAGGGCTATTTCCAAATGGGGTTTCAGGTTTCTTACTTTCATTCCAAATGGTTATATTCGCATACGTTGGGGTTGAATTGGTAGGGGTATCGGCAGCAGAAACATCAAACCCCAAAAAAAATATTCCATCGGCCATTAATAAAATTCCGCTGCGAATCTTATTTTTCTATGTTGGAGCGCTTATCGTTCTGTTGTTTATTAACCCGTGGATGGAATTAAATGCAGCAGAAAGCCCATTTGTTAAAACCTTTAGTTTAGTCGGAATTCCGCTTGCTGCTGGAATTATTAATTTTGTTGTACTAACTTCAGCCGCTTCTGCCTGTAATAGCGGAATGTTTTCAACAAGCCGTATCTTATATAATTTAAGTAAAAATGACCAAGGGCCATCTAAGTTTGCAAAACTGAACAAAAACCACGTACCAAGCAACGGATTGTTTGTATCTACGCTGGTTATCTCAGCGGGAGCTCTTTTAAGCAAACTTATACCAGACCAAGCTTTCGGCATTGTCACGACCATTAGCGCTATTTGTTTTATTTGGGTGTGGAGTATCATTCTCATTTGCCATCTAAGGTATAAAAAGACGCGTCCGCAGCTGCATGCAACATCAGCATTCAAAGCACCGTTAACACCATTCATAAACTATATTGTGTTAGCTTTGTTTGCGGTGATTCTTGTTATTATGCTGTTTTCTGACGCGACGCGCCCAGCCTTATTGTTGACGCCCGTTTGGTTTATTCTCTTATTTATTTTTTACTGGACTAGAAGGAAAAAGAAAATAAATCTTTAAAGGCTAGAAAATCAGCAGGGAACAAACATAATTTTTTATAAAAGAATATAGTAAATTTCTGACCTCATCACTCTGTGATGAGGTCTTTTTAGTGGAGGATAAATAATTGATTTCTACTGCATGAATAAAATGCAGGAAGCAAAGTTTATAGAAGAAAACTAAAAATTTGTTCTAACAGAAAACACAGTGAGAAAGCTCGTAGTTTTCTGATAGGAATGTAGAACAAATTGCTTTTCTTCTGTGTCTAAAGATGGAATTCCGTCATTTATATGGAAAAGTTTTCATTTTGCAGTACAATGGAGGTAGACTTCATTAGATTAAGGTGAACAAACATGAAATGGTTTAAATCTCATACGTTTTGGAAAATCTTCACGATTAATGTGCTTCTTATTTGTACCGTACTGACGCTAATGTTTATTGTTTCAAGAGTGATGCTGCCT contains the following coding sequences:
- the yfkAB gene encoding radical SAM/CxCxxxxC motif protein YfkAB is translated as MATLQRITAEFDPWEAYLDMKQYGKPTLTNVEFTTTTLCNMRCEHCAVGYTLQPKDPNALPLDLILKRLDEIPTLRALSITGGEPMMSLSSVKNYVVPLLKYAHERGVRTQINSNLTLDLARYEQIIPYLDVLHISHNWGTMDDFVEAGFAMMERKPTYEQRAKYFDRMIENSRALVKAGVTVSAETMLNKRTLPHMEKIHRQIVDEMLCQRHEVHPMYPSDFASTLETLSLPEMRKAIHHLLDIRDENVWMLFGTLPFYACSNNEEDLSLLQRLFSSKNVTVRNDPDGRSRLNVNIFDGDIIVTDFGDTPPLGNIQDTKLTDAFDMWQQSTISKELSCHCSAVSCLGPNILVKNSYYQDTDFSKLQASITK
- a CDS encoding SE1561 family protein, translating into MGNAVRDKDSQVRYLKDRLNMFVHVLDSMEPENTDLEDIDRLITMIDDLEAKCEQFKKDKE
- a CDS encoding fumarate hydratase, which codes for MIEALKQSMYDLIVETSTKLPKDVRRAIAKAKARENAGTRAAMSLATITNNIKMADDNLSPICQDTGMPTFKIKTPVGVNQLQIKEAIYWAIEEATKHGKLRPNSVDSLTGENSGNNLGGGTPVIKFEQWENDYIDARLILKGGGCENKNIQYSLPCEVEGLGRAGRDLDGIRKCVMHSVYQAQGQGCSAGVIGVGIGGDRTTGYELAKEQLFRNLDDENPNAQLKELEEYVMENANKLGIGTMGFGGETTLLGCKVGVINRIPASFYVSVAYNCWAYRRLGIKINADTGSVQEWLYQEGEEVDFNKNAGAEEKQNADETKEVVLQAPITEEQIRELKVGDVVRINGMMYTGRDAIHKHLTDHDAPIDLNGQIIYHCGPVMLKDEDEKWHVTAAGPTTSIREEPYQGDIMKKFGIRAVIGKGGMGPKTLAALQEHGGVYLNAIGGAAQYYADCIKSVEGVDLMQFGIPEAMWHLKVEGFTAVVTMDSHGNSLHADVDKSSFEKLEQFKEPVFK
- the pdaA gene encoding delta-lactam-biosynthetic de-N-acetylase; the protein is MRRFTFFLVFLFVMSTGIASVEAQMYPNTPISWGFQKSKNHKPASAGTAYEQILAKYDAFYLGDTNKKNIYLTFDNGYENGYTPQVLDVLKKRKVPATFFVTGHYLKEEPKLIKRMVKEGHIVGNHSWHHPDLTQVDDARFKEELQKVKDEYKNITGRDEMKYLRSPRGVFSERTLALSKQEGYTNVFWSLAFVDWKVNEQKGWRYSYDNMMAQIHPGAIMLLHTVSKDNADALDQAIVDLKKQGYTFKSIDDLMNERKQMKKSPSKTK
- the rlmD gene encoding 23S rRNA (uracil(1939)-C(5))-methyltransferase RlmD codes for the protein MNKPKTEMKVQKGQTFPLTIKRLGINGEGVGYFKRQVVFVPGALPNEEVVVEATNVQQKFAEGKIKRIRKKSPHRVEAPCPIYDQCGGCQLQHLSYEGQLESKRDIVLQAFERHSSLKKVEEKTRQTIGMEDPWGYRNKSQFQVGVDKQKVIAGLYGLNSHRLIDIENCPIQHGATNHVTKEIKRILQDLQIPIYNERKRRGIVRTIVSRVGFETGEVQVVLITAKQEIPKKELVIKEIKRRLPEVKSLVQNVNGQKTSLIFGDETFTLSGKSVIQETLGDISFELSARAFFQLNPLQTVKLYDEVKKAAALTGSEKIVDAYCGVGTIGLWLAKDAKEIRGMDTIEESIVDARKNAKDHGFEHATYVTGPAEKWMPQWVKEGWKPDVIVVDPPRTGCDDKLLKTILQVKPKKVVYVSCNPSTLAKDVQQLSKAYYVDYIQPVDMFPHTAHVENVVSLTLKK
- a CDS encoding amino acid permease codes for the protein MEQRELKRDLSNRHVQLIAIGGTIGTGLFLGSGKAIQLAGPSIIFAYLIVGIALFFVMRALGELLLSKAGYQSLTDIAEEYLGPWASFVTGWTYWFCWIMTAMADVIAVGVYVKYWFNIPQWIPALICVIILLGLNLLTVKLFGELEFWFALIKVITILALIIIGVILLVMGFKTDAGSVTVQNLWNHGGLFPNGVSGFLLSFQMVIFAYVGVELVGVSAAETSNPKKNIPSAINKIPLRILFFYVGALIVLLFINPWMELNAAESPFVKTFSLVGIPLAAGIINFVVLTSAASACNSGMFSTSRILYNLSKNDQGPSKFAKLNKNHVPSNGLFVSTLVISAGALLSKLIPDQAFGIVTTISAICFIWVWSIILICHLRYKKTRPQLHATSAFKAPLTPFINYIVLALFAVILVIMLFSDATRPALLLTPVWFILLFIFYWTRRKKKINL